The nucleotide window CCTGACACTGTCGTTTTTCCCTCATTATCACAGTTCCATTCCTGATCCGAAGCGATAAGCTGCACCTGACCGGGCGCAATGGTCACCATACTCTGTGTGGTTTTGGCCACCTCCTTGCCCGAGATCTCAAACGAGATATTACAGGGAATCTGCGTCACGGCATTGCCCTGATTCTTGACCAATGCATAGAAACTGACCGGCTGGCCTTGGATCGGATAGCGGGGCATGGTATAGAGTTGCGTAATCCGCAGATCCGGCTTTTGCTCCCCATTGGCAAACACGACAGACTGCGCCAGGGGCAAATTGTCCGATGCCCCTCCTACCCTGAACATGTAGCTTCCCGGCTGAACTTCATAAGCCTTTGAGGTTTCGTTCCAATGATAAAAATCATCGGCTGAGAAGTTAAAGGTAACAGTCCTGGTCTCTCCCGGAGCCAGGGCTATCCGGCGAAAGCCTCTCAACTCTTTTTTGGGCATCCACAATGAAGCGCCCGAAGGCTCGCTGATGTATAGCTGCACAACCTCTTCGCCCGCAACAGCTCCTGTATTGGTAACATCGACGCTGGCTGTAAACGATTGTCCTGCGATAACATTGGCCGGCATCACCAGATGGGCGTATGAGAATGTAGTATAACTTAGTCCATATCCGAATGCAAACTCGGGAGCAATCCCTTTTTCGTCCAGCCACCGGTATCCTCCGTCAAGATTTACGGTAAAATAGCGAAATACATCTTCACTCCAGGAGGGAAAATCGGTATCGCTGACCGGCATGGACAACGGCATGCGTCCTGCGGGATTATAATCACCGAAAATAACGTCGGCAATCGCGTTTCCAGCCTCCTGGGATGAATAAAACGAATAAATCAGACCTTTTATAGCCGGCAGACAGGAATGCAGGCTGCATACTCCCCCACTTTGAATAACGGCGACAAGGTTAGGATTTACCGCAGCCAACTCATTGATCAAGTTTTGCTGTGTAACGGGCAAGGCAAATGTATCTCCGGTGCGGTCATGGCCGGTTCCGTAACCCTCTCCCTCCTGGGTCGAGTCAATGCCTCCCGCAAAAATGACGACATCGGCAGCCATCGCAGCTGATTTTGCCGCCTCAAAACCATCTGTGGCAGTCGAATTAATATCGCACCCCTTCACATAAGTCACATTGGAAGCTCCGGCCTTTGCCTCTATCCCTTCCTTTATGCTCACCGCATAAGCGGGTTGAGTCGCGCTGCTTCCGTAACAGTTCAGGTTCTTTGCTGTGGCATTCGGTCCGATCAAAGCAATCTTAAGCCCTGTCTTTGGTAAAGGTAAAATGGGAGTTGCATCGGATTTTTTTCCGTTTTTAAGCAAAATCACCGATTTCTGCGCTGCAAGCCGGTTGATCGCACCGATTTCCGACGTCTTGGCCAAAGCTTCATTACCACGGGGAAAATAGTCAAGCATCCCGTTTAGTATCTTTGTTTTCAGCACTTTCTTGACAGCCCTGTCCAGATCGTCGGTGGTTATTCCTCCGCTTGCAACAAGTGTCGGCAGATCAGCTTCGTAAATAGAGGAACCCATGCAGACGTCTGTACCGGCCTGAAGCGCTTTCTTGGCCGTAGCAATACTTGCCCAGTCAGAAACCACATAAAAAGGGAATCCCCAGCGGTCACGCAACACAGACTTCAGCAAGAGCGAGCTTTCACTGCATTTGTCACCGTTTATTTTGTTATACGCCCCCATCACGCACATCGCTCCGGCATCCTGCATGGCAGTCCGGAAATTATACCCGGCGAAGTCCATCAGCCAACGTTCCGTGGCAACGACATTCATATTCATCCGGTCAGACTGCTTGCTCTCCCCCATAAAGTGTTTCAGGGTAGCAATAACCGGAAATTTCTGAATGCCCATGACGACAGATTTTCCCATTTGGCCGGCCAGGTAAGGATCTTCCCCACCGCTTTCGGCTGTCCGTCCCCCTCGGGAGTCCCGTGCCAGATCGAGACAGGGGCCCAGTTGCTGCGTCCGGTTGAAGGCCCAGAACTCTACCCCCATTGACTCTCCCACTTTGCGGGCCAACTCTTCATCCCAGGTGGCAGCCATCGCAATTCCCGTTGGAAAGGAGGTTGCGGTACGTCCAAATCTGTCGGCAGTAAACCGGACGCCATGCGGACCGTCGCTCATGATAAATCCCGGAATATTTAATCTCGTGTTGGCCGGTGTACCCCCGAAACCAACATTTATCAGATGACTGATCTTTTCCTGTGTACTCATTGCCTGTACAAGCGCATCAACACGTTTATCCAGTGCTGATTGTGACAAAGCGGGAACAATATGCATCGTGCACAACATCATTCCGAGCCAGTAACCTTTTTTTTTGAATCTTTCAAACATAGCTTTTTAATCAATTGGAATATATTCATTTATCTTTTCAGAAAGATTGCATTACCTGCGTCGGTCCTGAGCATGTAGCATCCATTGCTCAACCGGGACAGCTCAAGGCTTATTATCCCGGATTGTGTATTGATGGTATCAAACACGATCCGTCCTGACAGGTCAATCACCTGCATGTTGGTCAGCTCCTGTTCCGAATCAACAAAAGCAATGTCTTTTACCGGATTCGGGTAAATGCGGAAACGTTTGATCCTCTGCAAAGCAACAGGAGACGTTTGCGCTGACGGTGAAATCTGTAAAGTATTGATGTAGAAAAATTTATACGAGTTGTTATTGTTGGCTCCGGCACGGAGACTAATGGATACAGATCCGTCAGAGGCGGGTTTTATCCGGGTAACCGTAGCCAAATTTGTGGTATTTCCTGACGAATTAACCGACACAGACTGCTGATTGCTCCCGGTGACGGTAAAGGTAGTCTCGCGGTTGTCTGTCGCTCCGGTGCGGGATGAAAAGAAACAGAAGTCATACGCTTTCTCCGGCTCAAGTCCTGTCACCAAAAAACCGGCTGTAGGTTCGGTCATTCCGGTGTAAGCGCCTGTACCGTTTCCCCAGAAACTATCGCCGGTAGCGGCCGACGGCAATGATGTCCCGGTATTGGTAGATGACGGTCCGTTCGAATTGATTCCGCCAAAGGCATCGGATACTTTGATCGAGACTCCGGTATTATTTCCATCTGTATCGAGCAGTCCGGAGACAGAGCTTCCCAAAGCGGTAGACGTCAGATTATTCCACGGCAATCCGGACATGAGAGTCTGAGATCCGAAATCAATCTGGATTGATTTTACGAATCCTACAGACTGCTGCGTCATGGAGGTCACCTTATCGGGTTCCACCACTGCATAATGGGCTGCTTTCTGGGCTATCTGGATGTCGGAGGCCGACAATCCTTTTGGCGCAAATGTGTTTCCAATTACCGGCTTGCCCAACATCTTTTCATACCATGTACAGGCTGCGGTATAACGCCCGAGACCATAGGTCAGATGGTAGCCGTCGCGGTTGAAATTGTCGCCGATGTAACTGCTGCGTCCGTTCTGGATGGCGGTTCCGGCAGGGATGATGATGTTTATGCCCATCAGGGCGGCTACACGACTTGTGACATCTACGATGGAGTCATACATGATCATCTGATTTTTCTGATAATAGTCGTATTCGGAATGCGTCGAGTTGGAAGCATAAGCCCATGTGCGATGCATACAATACTGTACATCGGGATTGGTAGCCAGGCCTTTTACGTAATTCATAAGGTTGGGTAAATACGGGAAATAGGTATTGTACCGTCCCGAGTATTGGCTCACCTGTTGAAAGGAAATGTAGTCCCAGGGCTCATCGGCAAGTGCATA belongs to Parabacteroides sp. FAFU027 and includes:
- a CDS encoding DUF4886 domain-containing protein, with translation MKNADSRRIGIFTINKKDDTMNNKRLKHFFLILFFAFAVQAYSQKTIRILAIGNSFSEDAAESYVDDLAKADGVQLIIANLYIGGCSLETHWNNAVNNTAAYSYRKIVNGDTTRLDSKTLAYALADEPWDYISFQQVSQYSGRYNTYFPYLPNLMNYVKGLATNPDVQYCMHRTWAYASNSTHSEYDYYQKNQMIMYDSIVDVTSRVAALMGINIIIPAGTAIQNGRSSYIGDNFNRDGYHLTYGLGRYTAACTWYEKMLGKPVIGNTFAPKGLSASDIQIAQKAAHYAVVEPDKVTSMTQQSVGFVKSIQIDFGSQTLMSGLPWNNLTSTALGSSVSGLLDTDGNNTGVSIKVSDAFGGINSNGPSSTNTGTSLPSAATGDSFWGNGTGAYTGMTEPTAGFLVTGLEPEKAYDFCFFSSRTGATDNRETTFTVTGSNQQSVSVNSSGNTTNLATVTRIKPASDGSVSISLRAGANNNNSYKFFYINTLQISPSAQTSPVALQRIKRFRIYPNPVKDIAFVDSEQELTNMQVIDLSGRIVFDTINTQSGIISLELSRLSNGCYMLRTDAGNAIFLKR
- a CDS encoding glycoside hydrolase family 3 N-terminal domain-containing protein is translated as MFERFKKKGYWLGMMLCTMHIVPALSQSALDKRVDALVQAMSTQEKISHLINVGFGGTPANTRLNIPGFIMSDGPHGVRFTADRFGRTATSFPTGIAMAATWDEELARKVGESMGVEFWAFNRTQQLGPCLDLARDSRGGRTAESGGEDPYLAGQMGKSVVMGIQKFPVIATLKHFMGESKQSDRMNMNVVATERWLMDFAGYNFRTAMQDAGAMCVMGAYNKINGDKCSESSLLLKSVLRDRWGFPFYVVSDWASIATAKKALQAGTDVCMGSSIYEADLPTLVASGGITTDDLDRAVKKVLKTKILNGMLDYFPRGNEALAKTSEIGAINRLAAQKSVILLKNGKKSDATPILPLPKTGLKIALIGPNATAKNLNCYGSSATQPAYAVSIKEGIEAKAGASNVTYVKGCDINSTATDGFEAAKSAAMAADVVIFAGGIDSTQEGEGYGTGHDRTGDTFALPVTQQNLINELAAVNPNLVAVIQSGGVCSLHSCLPAIKGLIYSFYSSQEAGNAIADVIFGDYNPAGRMPLSMPVSDTDFPSWSEDVFRYFTVNLDGGYRWLDEKGIAPEFAFGYGLSYTTFSYAHLVMPANVIAGQSFTASVDVTNTGAVAGEEVVQLYISEPSGASLWMPKKELRGFRRIALAPGETRTVTFNFSADDFYHWNETSKAYEVQPGSYMFRVGGASDNLPLAQSVVFANGEQKPDLRITQLYTMPRYPIQGQPVSFYALVKNQGNAVTQIPCNISFEISGKEVAKTTQSMVTIAPGQVQLIASDQEWNCDNEGKTTVSGRVSFDSPDTEWDISNNVFTRDFEIFDPGVNSEVTNLAYLKNVTTSSVNGKYYCSQLVDGDLSTRWDSKRTDDEWAMVDLEAIGEVEKINLYWEASFAKKYVIEKSLDGQDWTTLKNITAGAGGVESYTFDKFQARYIRIHCLERTTINSSKYGFSLYEIEVIGSAVRSMPSAKIITDATTLCLPYAKTYLDGTQSVNSVSTPLTYLWKQVSGPSQATIAGPGLSMTTVSFTVAGTYVFRLTVSNGSDTDSKECTVLVKNVDSATDLALYKPATASGSEAISTYPKAAVDGDGSTRWSSAFSNNQWWQVDLQHQVTPSQIAIVWQSAYAKNFNIQISADGKVWNTYGANTAFAGGTSSMSNTNGLSGRYLKVNCVERQTSYGSSFYSFNLYGSYATGVNQLPKATAPAILTSANGSAGLDGTASSDADGDALTYKWEELTGPAFVNILNPQNAKASVSGLKEGSYFFKLTVDDGKDIDFTIVNVQVKLSTPVKEVTVNQVEVYPNPVKEALFIKSSESDRADRAEIYDLNGILAISENIVNNCILLHNLPSGMYCVRIYSQKRIIGNIKIIKET